The following is a genomic window from Gammaproteobacteria bacterium.
GGGGCCTGACGGACTGGAACGTCCCCGCCGGTGCGTTCGCGCAACAGGGATCGTGGATCGACGCATTGACCGCCATTGCTGGCGCTGCCGGTGGATACCTGATCCCGCACCCATCAGCGCAGACCATTCGTGTGCGTCATCGCTACCCGGTCGCCCCGTGGGAATGGAGCACGGTCACGCCCGACTTCGTGTTGCCCGTCGATGCTGTCACCCGCGAGTCGCTGCGCTGGTTGGAAAAGCCTGCGTACAACCGCGTGTTCGTTTCCGGGCAGGACGTAGGCGTGCTCGGGCAGGTGACCCGAGCCGGGACTGCCGGAGAAGTGCTGGCACCGATGGTCGTCGACCCGCTGATCACCGAGGCCGCCGCCGCGCGGCAGCGTGGCGTAGCCGTGCTGGCCGACACGGGTCACCAGCTTGAGGTCAGCCTGCGCCTGCCGGTGCTCGCCGAGACCGGGATTATCGAGCCCGGTGCGTTCGTGGAGTACCAGGACGGCAGCGTCACCCGGCTGGGCATCGTCCGCGCGATCCAAGTGGAAGCCGGGTTGCCCGAGGTCTGGCAGACGCTGGGAGTGCAGGCCTATGCATAACCTCTACGAGCAGTTTCGCCAACTGATTCCCGACCCGCCGCTGCAGGCGGGCACCGTGATCGACGTCGGCTCTGGCGTGGTCACTGTCGCATTGCCCGGTGGTGGCCGAATCAAGGCGCGGGGCTCTGCGGCCCTTGGCCAGAAGGTGTTCGTCCGCGACGACGCCATCGAAGGTATCGCCCCCAGCCTGACGCTGGAAATCATCGAGATCTGAAACCGAACTGATTCAACCCTGAGACCCGCCCTGATGCTCACGCATCGGGCGGGTTTCGCATTTCTGGAGCACGCAAATGAACGCACCGACTGTGACAGAGGGCATGGTGACCATGCCCAAGGACGAATTCGAAGAACTGCTGGAGCGCGTCGCCGAACGCGGCGCTCGCCACGCGCTGGCTGACGTGGGCCTCGATGGCGAAGACGCTGCCAGCGACATCCGCGAGCTGCGGGGCCTGCTGGAAGCCTTCAACACGGCGAAGCACACCGCGTGGCAAACGGTGGTCAAGGTGATCACCACCGGCTTTCTGCTGGCGTTGGTAGCAGGCGCAGTCATC
Proteins encoded in this region:
- a CDS encoding DUF6127 family protein — protein: MNAPTVTEGMVTMPKDEFEELLERVAERGARHALADVGLDGEDAASDIRELRGLLEAFNTAKHTAWQTVVKVITTGFLLALVAGAVIKLKLMGAPQ